The region CACCCTTTGTTTTATTGTGAGATGAATTTCAATTTGGTATGCAAGGAAAGATTATGTACTAACACATGTGTTGTCTAGCAAGAGAGTAAGATGGTTATGCAAATAGTGGTAGTGTAGGTATGCAAGAAAAAACTTGCTGCCTCTGAAAAATCATATACCTCTCTTCAACATAGAAGATGCTACACTGCCGCTTAGTCATTGAAACCACTCAGATTTTGTTGCGACTCATGTCTTCTTTTTAAGTCCTTTAGAACTTAATGAGTCCACTTTAGACATGTCAATGCTATGATTTGTTGCACTTCCTTTGTTTTTTTTGTAGTAATGCTACACTTCTCAGATTAATACAAAGGTGGGTCCTGTGTATGGTGCTCCTTGATTGAGCCGTTTGTGACTTCTTCTAGTGCTAGTGTCATCTTCGACAACATGACATTTGAATGGCAGATCACAATCACAATTGtttcaaatataattataatggGTAGCTTAGCAGATAATACCTCTTTTTGGATTGTTCAAGATTGATTACTTCTCTTAGGGGGGATTCGGTCATGCTTATCTGTGACACAATAATATCATTATTACGGCATGACATGCAAACATCCTTCTCGGAATTAGCACCCTCAAAGGCTACAGGATTCAGAACCCCTAATATATGGGTGGGTCTGCACTATTTCTATTTGATTGCTGGCCGCTGCATTGCCTCTATATTAGTCAATAATCTTGTGCTTGTAAAATtcattttagtttaattaactttTTGAATTCTCTGAGTGACTGTTTTCATGAGACTACATGCTATCATGTGGCTTAAACAATAAGATGGTTTGTGGAGATCAAGATTGGAGAGTTAGTTGGGGAGGTTGCCCTATGGGTTGATAACTGGCCTTGAAATAATTAGGTGTTCCACTTGGGTTAATCCTACAATTTTCATTTCGGGAATCAATTTTTTGGTAATGATTTCAAGGAGATTAGCATGTCAAAACAAGGTGTATCCTTCAAGGGATGATAAAGTCGCTTAAATAAACTATTATGAACACACTTCCAGTATATTGTATGTCCCTTTTCTGTATTCTCAAAGGGGTTATCAGACCTTTTATGGAAAATTATATGGTACTCCCTCCATACTCCAAATAGATactcatatttattttttggtccgtcccccaaataaatACCCATTTCCATTTTTGGTAAGTGACTAAGTGTACTCCACACAACTCATTCACAACAAAAGtaggacccttattccactcacacacACTCAATCAATTTCTTTAAACCTGTGTCATTCtcaaatggatactcatttgGGGGATGGAGGAAATATTTCTTATGGATGGGCTGATGGTGATTCCCACTCTCAGATCCCTGTATGGGAAATAGTAGGCTTAACACAGGGGAGAGAATGGGAATAGGTAACATTTGTTTGAAAAGTATGATGTTGGTTCGCAATGGTGGTGGCTTTTTGGTGGAAGGGTTTCTGTGTGGAAAAAATTAATTGCTAGTACTTATGGGTTGCAAGATAATAGATATGATGGCTAGTAGAACAAATTTTGGGCCCTTATTCTTATGTAAATCTTTCTTTAATTTTCTTCCCACATCACTTAAACCCATGCTCCAATACCCACAGAAACTCTAGTGTTTTCATGGGTAAAGTACTGGCAAGCTACTGACTTGCTATGTGGTGTGGGTGAGAATTCTAAATTCCAAATATTCTTTGTCTCGGACTTGTGTGTGCTATAACAGACTTAACAGTATCTGGAGATTCAGGAGCatatactttcttaactgcCCTTCTGTGAGAGGTTTCTATGCTTCTGGAGCTCACTGAGAGTCTGAGATGGATCTTGTATGGATATCCTTTTAACGATTGATTTAGGGCAGTTCTTGGGAGGCAGAGGTAATGATTTCTAGAGGGTAATTTTTCCTATTTCATGCTGGTGTGCATAGCTTGAAGGAAAGTGAAAAATGTTTGAGGATAAAGAGGTTGCTAGGATAGAGTTAAGTTCAGTGTCTTTAAGACTGCAAAGGCATAAAGATTTCAGGCATATTCGTGtatctgattttatttttaagcaTCAAGTTTGGGGTGTCTTTATTGTGTGTGGTTTTGAGTGGATATGTTGCCCACTTGTTGTAGACAACTAGACATTTGATTGTAATTTAGTAAATTGTATTTTTTCttatccaaaaaataaaataaaaaatacataagtTGCTGTATAATGTGTTTCTGCAGCTATTAGTGTGTCTACGAGTATTGATCCGGAGGTGTGTTTATGATAATGTTAATAAAGATGAGATTCAGAAATTGTTCCCTGCCGAAGTTCTGCCTGAGCTGCAAAGGCTATTGACACTTCTACTGCAAAAGTTCCAAAGGGAGTGGCGGCAGGATATTTCAAAAGATCAGGTGAGAGTTCTTGCATTCATAGTAAAGATAGTCaatgaaatgcttatatgttatCAACATAATTATTTCTTGTTCATCTCTTTTCATTCGGTTAGGTCATCTTGCCCCGGTTGAAGTCAATGACCTGGAACATGGCAAATCAAAGTGTGGAACAAACAGAGCCTGCTGCAGTGATAAACTTGCAGGTATTTTTTTCTAGCATATGAGATGAACTGCCGATTCTTGCAACATCTTTCTGAAGTCAAGCAATGATTTTCGCAGCTTCACGGTGATTCTCAGCCAAATGTGGGTGAAAGGGATGTTAAGTTCCAATTGGCAAAAGACACCATGGAAATGATGTTGAAGTCCATGTATAGTATAAGAGGCCAGCTGTCTGAACCTGTGAGTGTTACTGTAAATGATTGCAATTGCATTTCTTTCTTGTTTATATTCATGGCCAATTTACTATCCTTCAATCCCTTCTTCTCATGTCAGGACGAAACACCAGACAGACAATTAGTTCAGGATTAATGTGGTCTAGGTTTAAGCTCTAATATCAATCACTAGAAAGGTAAATTTAGTTCTTCTATCTGTTTCAGATTATCAGGATTCCAGCATATCTAGTATTGCCAATTGGGCTCTTCCCTTCATATCATATCGGCTTCTATATATCCTTTTTTTATGTAGTTCCTCATAAGTAATTTTCATACGCTCCCGGAAGTCATGGAGTTGATTTGATTTATGCACTGGAGACGACCTTCTAATCGTTTAAACTCAAATCTAAGTATTACcgttgtttttctttttgcaaGTTTATATTGTTAGGTTGTTGCCTGTATCATTGAGTTACATCGACATGAAAAACATCTAAAGTCTGAGCAATGCAGGGTCTTTAAAAGTTGTTTGTTCATTTACTTGTTGGTAACACTTGGTCATTATGGTTCTTTTCGCTTTGGAAATACACTATTTCGGTGGTGGTatatttaattagggttttcttcttcttcttcttcttctttaatgTATTTGGTAATTTTTTGAGTTTGAAAATGAGGAATCAATGTGTTGAGAAGACGGAGGAAGAGAGGGGGAATAAATGAGCAATTAATGGTGGAGGTTTAAAGACTCCCACCACCGTTTTTTTAATTGGAAACCCCAAGCCTTGAGGGTTAAAAATCAATGTAAAAAATAGCACATATTTGGCATGGGAATTTTGGTAGATGACAAAGGGTGCAAACTAATTTATATATGATCTAACTTTTCAAAAGTATATGGTCAACTGAAAAAATTCTCTTAAGTTGGTTGGAATAATATATTTACTCctaaaatcttcaattttaCCATTCTCCACAATGAGATGCAAAAGCTTGcgggtatatactttttaatactctctccgtcccaaacgaaatgtcctatttttttttggcacggagatttagaaatgtgtataaagtagataaagtgggttggtgaaaattatttaaatattaagtatagagagtgtgtattgccaaaaaaggaaacatgacatttcgtttgggacagcccaaaaaggaaaataagacatttcgtttgggacggagggaagtAAAATATTTGCGGACCTAATTGTTAATAAAAAAGAATCAATTATCATGTCttgatttgtattattttaacAAGTATTGATGCACTAATTTATTTGCTAATGATGTGATACTATTACATTTTGAGGTATAAATTAGGTGTATTGTATAATCGAGTTGTATCCTGACCCCGTATCCAATCCAATTCGCATCCTAATTCAaaccgtgtaaatgacactattcggtttatacaaatgacactgcgtataatgACACTGTATTTAATTGACATATTAACAAATATAAATGGCACTTCAtgtaatctatatctatatattatataaaagagcagtataacggttatttttttcccaccaaaatttctctctcctcattttcttttttagtttgattattttataaaaaatcgtcaactttgattaataaaaagatattcaacatggatgtaaattaaagataacgaaaagatctttaatttgatataaaaattataaaaaataagtgtaaagcgaataagttattatcaataaaagtacaaaaaaattctctctctcatcttttatctctcctttctctttcataatttcttttaattatcaatgaaaatcaattaattggtaattgaaattttatataatttcccTCTCGTCTTTCTCTCTGATGGAAGGCTGGAAGCCTGGAAGCACCCCTCACCCCATTCCTTCTTTTTTCACCCACCATTATTTTATTTCTCCCCCTCTGAAACCCAATCCCATCGTCCTCTTCTTGAACACGCCTCTATGCCCACCGAAAAATCGAAAAACTTTCATTTTTCCCCCCTCTCGTTAACCTGCCGCCCGTCACCCTCCAACACTCAAACACCCAATATACAAGAAATTGCAAAATAAC is a window of Salvia miltiorrhiza cultivar Shanhuang (shh) unplaced genomic scaffold, IMPLAD_Smil_shh original_scaffold_217, whole genome shotgun sequence DNA encoding:
- the LOC131003479 gene encoding uncharacterized protein LOC131003479 isoform X1; the protein is MGDGNNHSMWGHLPLLVRASSKESVEYILQALWRTRRTGLDAADRQIFRDILQLPNDSDLDPLLVCLRVLIRRCVYDNVNKDEIQKLFPAEVLPELQRLLTLLLQKFQREWRQDISKDQVILPRLKSMTWNMANQSVEQTEPAAVINLQLHGDSQPNVGERDVKFQLAKDTMEMMLKSMYSIRGQLSEPVSVTVNDCNCISFLFIFMANLLSFNPFFSCQDETPDRQLVQD
- the LOC131003479 gene encoding uncharacterized protein LOC131003479 isoform X2; this encodes MGDGNNHSMWGHLPLLVRASSKESVEYILQALWRTRRTGLDAADRQIFRDILQLPNDSDLDPLLVCLRVLIRRCVYDNVNKDEIQKLFPAEVLPELQRLLTLLLQKFQREWRQDISKDQVILPRLKSMTWNMANQSVEQTEPAAVINLQLHGDSQPNVGERDVKFQLAKDTMEMMLKSMYSIRGQLSEPDETPDRQLVQD